Proteins from a genomic interval of Cottoperca gobio chromosome 8, fCotGob3.1, whole genome shotgun sequence:
- the mettl22 gene encoding methyltransferase-like protein 22 isoform X3 — MRVGERHDNKDPGEGLKEAGESHELREDGEKVPQGKDREEGGEGNVEPFLDEDGDLDITHRPRKNPKEGNGRDLVCPIILKQSNPVPEQEEENTDDEVDQSFNDIIKIEHTMATTLEDVGKQVWRGAFLLADFILSKPLMFRGATVLELGAGTGLTSIIMATIGKTVYCTDVGEDLLSMCKRNVTLNKHMMDPAAADVRVRRLDWLQHDLCTDAEVEFSWTEEEVADMYNNTKIIIAADVIYDDDLTDGLFRTLYRLCSTFPHTCTIFISIEKRMNFTLRHMDVSCDAYNHFSHCLSQLQDLVDGRCNFKVEQLPSNFAQFFLYERIEQLELWKVTATPLPFDPAQSDSELFSF; from the exons ATGAGAGTCGGTGAAAGGCATGACAACAAGGACCCAGGAGAAGGTTTAAAGGAGGCTGGGGAAAGCCATGAACTAAGGGAAGATGGGGAAAAAGTCCCACAAGGAAAAGATAGAGAGGAAGGCGGGGAAGGCAATGTGGAACCATTTTTGGATGAGGACGGAGACCTTGACATCACGCATCG GCCGAGGAAAAACCCTAAGGAGGGTAATGGCCGAGACTTGGTCTGTCCCATCATTCTCAAACAGTCCAACCCTGTACCGGAACAAGAAGAGGAGAATACGGATGATGAAGTTGATCAGTCCTTCAATGACATTATAAAGATTG AACACACTATGGCCACAACCCTGGAGGACGTTGGCAAACAG GTGTGGCGAGGGGCATTCCTCTTGGCTGACTTCATCCTCTCCAAGCCACTCATGTTCAGAGGAGCTACAGTCCTAGAGCTGGGAGCTGGAACAGGCTTAACTAGCATCATCATGGCAACCATCGGCAAAACAGTGTACTGCACAG ATGTGGGAGAAGACCTTCTAAGCATGTGCAAGAGAAAtgttacattaaataaacacatgatGGATCCTGCAG CTGCTGATGTGAGAGTGAGACGGTTGGATTGGCTTCAGCATGACCTTTgtacag ATGCTGAAGTGGAATTTAGCTGGACAGAGGAGGAAGTAGCGGATAtgtacaacaacacaaagatCATCATTGCTGCTGATG TTATCTATGATGATGATCTGACAGATGGCCTCTTCCGAACACTGTACCGACTCTGCAGTACCTTTCCTCACACCTGCACAATCTTCATCTCCATAGAGAAAAG GATGAACTTCACCCTGCGACACATGGATGTTTCCTGTGATGCCTACAACCATTTCAGCCACTGTCTGTCGCAGCTGCAGGACCTGGTGGATGGACGGTGCAACTTCAAAGTGGAACAGCTCCCTTCTAACTTTGCGCAGTTTTTTCTGTATGAACGCATAGAGCAATTG